The following are encoded together in the Amphiura filiformis unplaced genomic scaffold, Afil_fr2py scaffold_71, whole genome shotgun sequence genome:
- the LOC140144669 gene encoding uncharacterized protein, translating into MAAAYLENAEAGLSCPLCLELFVDPNTPKQLDCPHVYCQKCLTKMVKGGLRVITCPECRRETRVPRKTPVNEGGVSALRTSIRLRSLAENHLKHPEKLKAYESAHTESSVPTCEVHDDEKLHFYCVTCRVLVCQACGFLDHDKSTHEIKGVKTIYAEKLQQMKDRIQSANIEKKKNKHLVQQVLKLKKQVKESTAETEQEIDRAKDDAVAKVIESGKTIKTQLRELRQKHLLGYQKQEEELDRDNQALGKVIAEAGRVMESATPYEYVTKHDQLEEKFEEIQLGGKSTKEVRATTSYKFVSEQFGDLGKLVPVRKMKQTQTIDFRNYMSTCTSIYGGNDVLAVCQRNSVQIYHKQATDKYKHELNLDVKDAHAVAVTDNGKYMVATSTSIEVFGPKGQHEGTFNKRDPPTAWDTDGLSSIAVLCDGRIIVGSDDTKTLVVLTHDGRKLKTINLNFEPFSLTAMNGSQVALCDLLNKVYVWDVDSGREVISVDIPDVRCVCYDVSDCLLIGSGLIEVRGSGKIEQYCVNPCKFIASFNTGSDIPIAMTFSDTNHLVVGFKSETSYLAEDYIKIYNCTG; encoded by the coding sequence ATGGCAGCAGCATATTTGGAGAATGCTGAAGCAGGTCTATCATGTCCACTTTGTTTGGAGTTATTTGTGGACCCAAATACACCCAAACAGTTGGACTGCCCACATGTGTATTGTCAAAAGTGTCTTACAAAAATGGTGAAAGGAGGTTTACGTGTTATAACATGTCCAGAATGTCGCAGGGAAACTAGAGTTCCTCGTAAAACACCAGTAAACGAAGGCGGTGTTTCGGCTTTGAGAACTAGTATTCGATTGCGGAGCTTGGCAGAAAATCATCTTAAACATCCTGAAAAGCTGAAAGCTTATGAATCTGCACATACAGAAAGCAGCGTACCAACATGTGAAGTACATGATGATGAAAAACTGCATTTCTACTGTGTCACATGCAGAGTGTTGGTGTGTCAGGCATGTGGGTTCTTAGATCATGACAAATCTACTCATGAAATAAAAGGAGTGAAAACTATCTATGCAGAAAAACTTCAACAAATGAAAGACAGAATTCAAAGTGCAAACATTGAGAAAAAGAAAAATAAGCATTTAGTTCAACAAGTTCTAAAACTTAAGAAGCAAGTCAAAGAATCCACAGCTGAAACTGAGCAAGAAATTGACCGTGCCAAAGATGATGCAGTTGCCAAAGTTATTGAGAGTGGGAAAACAATTAAAACCCAGCTAAGAGAACTTAGGCAAAAGCATCTACTCGGATACCAAAAGCAAGAGGAGGAACTGGACAGAGATAATCAAGCTTTGGGGAAAGTGATAGCTGAAGCAGGCAGAGTTATGGAAAGTGCAACACCATATGAGTATGTGACTAAGCATGATCAACTTGAAGAAAAGTTTGAGGAGATACAATTGGGTGGAAAGAGCACAAAGGAGGTTCGAGCTACAACCTCTTATAAGTTTGTTTCAGAGCAATTTGGTGATTTGGGAAAACTTGTACCTGTAAGGAAAATGAAACAGACTCAAACCATAGACTTTCGCAACTACATGTCTACATGTACTAGCATCTATGGGGGAAATGATGTTTTAGCAGTTTGTCAGCGGAATAGTGTACAAATTTATCATAAACAGGCAACAGATAAATATAAGCATGAATTGAACCTGGATGTGAAAGATGCACATGCTGTAGCAGTGACTGATAATGGAAAGTACATGGTTGCCACCTCCACCTCCATAGAAGTGTTTGGTCCCAAAGGGCAGCATGAGGGCACCTTTAATAAAAGGGACCCACCCACTGCCTGGGATACAGATGGACTGTCATCTATTGCTGTGCTATGTGACGGCAGAATAATAGTAGGAAGTGATGATACAAAGACTCTTGTTGTACTTACGCATGATGGAAGAAAATTGAAAACTATTAACCTAAATTTTGAACCATTTAGCCTTACTGCTATGAATGGCTCACAGGTTGCATTATGTGATCTGTTGAATAAAGTGTATGTGTGGGATGTGGATTCAGGAAGAGAGGTCATTAGTGTTGATATACCAGATGTAAGATGTGTGTGTTATGATGTATCTGATTGCTTGCTGATTGGGAGTGGATTGATTGAAGTAAGAGGGAGTGGAAAGATAGAGCAATACTGTGTGAATCCTTGTAAATTCATCGCATCATTTAACACTGGTAGTGATATTCCAATAGCCATGACCTTTTCAGACACAAATCACCTGGTTGTAGGATTCAAAAGCGAAACAAGTTATTTGGCTGAAGATTACATTAAAATCTACAATTGCACTGGTTaa